One Scomber scombrus chromosome 23, fScoSco1.1, whole genome shotgun sequence genomic window, GGGAAATGGGTGAGTGGTGTTTTGTAACAAGAACTTGTACAAATGTTTCAagtatttatgtattcattttgcTGAATTATATCACTTAAAAtgaattcttatttttttttgtcttttatttcacaTCAGCTCAAGCAACTAATGACAAAACTTCCTCATCTCAACAAGAAAGTAGTTTTATATCCGCTAATGTTGGTGGAAGTTTGACATTACAATGTTTCTACAAAGATGACTCTGCAACAAGGCTTTACTGGTATAAGCAAACTCTCGGACAGACACCAAGGCTCATGTCCACCCTATATGTGTTTAGCAAAAATGGTACTTTTCATGATGAATTTAAGAACAATCGTTTTAAACTAGATACTACAAATGGTAAAAATCACTTGACAATCACAAATTTGGACATTTCAGACTCAGCTACTTACTACTGTGTTAGTTGTTATTTAAGTATGTCAGAATTTTTGGTGGGCACTACTCTCAATGTAAAGCATTCGGCTTTGGTCCATCAGTCGTCATCTGAGAGCATCCAGCCAGGAGGCTCTGTGACTCTgaactgtacagtacacactgggACCTGTGATGATGGAGAACACAGTGTTTACTGGTTCAAATACTCTGAAGAATCTCATCCAggactcatttacacacatggagGCAGGAATGATCAGTGTAATACggacaccaacacacaaacacacacctgtgtctaCAATTTGCCGATGAAGCCTCTGAATCCTTCTCATGCTGGGACCTACTACTGTGCTGTCGCCTCATGTGGACAGATAGTGTTTGGAGACGGGACCAAACTGGACTTTGAGCGTAAGTAACCCATTATGAGACACTGTCCCATCTGATATAGTCTTAGACTTTCATCAAGCTTTGgataaaaactgtaaacatgCTGAAAGTTAATTTTCTGATTTCTGACTCTCTGCAGATGAGGTAGACTCTCTTGTCTTGGTATATTTCTTGAGTGGCGCTTTGGTGTTCACCACCATCCTCAGTGTTTTATTGGCTGCCTcaatgtacaagatgaaaaataaaaacagctgccagTCAGGTATAGCCAAAATATATCTTGTTTATGACAGCTCATTCATGGAATTATGTTTTTGTGAATAAAAGAGCATTCTCTTTTTTATGATCAGAGCGTCAACAGGGATTTGCGGCTCCATCAACAGCAGATGCAGAGGTGAATGCGGGTTTAATTAACTGTTTAACCACATTTTTATAACAATGCAAATAATCATGTTGTAGACATTGTTTATATCATGCTTTCATTcactttacacattttattggCAGGGTTATCAAGACGCAGACAACCTTCAATATGCTGCTGTTAGTTCCAACGCGGCAAACAGATCGAGAAAAGCGAGGAACAACACTAATAGTGAATGTGTGTACGCCAGTGTAAAGATGTAGTGGTAACACTTTATTGAGCTATTTTATGGACTATTTTATGGTCTACTGTAGTGTAAGTCTTAGgatacatttttgcattgtgAATCTCAGACAAATGTTGTTATCTATGCTTAGGTTGGGTTTAGTAATTGGCACTTTCAGGACACTCTGCTCTCTTTGTTGCTTGTCAGTGTGCTTTAATGTCTACATGATGTCTgttactttttctttaaaaataaaatatgcatcTTTAACCCTTAAATCATGTTCTTTTTGAGATTATAAAAGTATCTTTTGATTGATTTACACTGTCCAACCACCTACTGGTATTTTCTTCCTGAATGAGCTTTACCTTAGTATGTGCATTTCCATGTATATTTTGTGTCAGTattgataaaataaatgtaatcataGAACACGTTGACCTTGAGACAATGTTTGTGTTCACATTCAGAGCATTAAGTCGCTTAAGGCAGTTGAATGATataagttgtgtgtgtgagggttacaaatatattgtatttgcaTGGTCAATAGAGTACTATAACCTTTAAATTTGCATTGCATTGAGTTATGTCAAAGTTATGTGAACTTTGTCTGATATGAGGCATCCATCtgtttactttatattatattggaGGTTTCTGTAAGGAGGTTTACCAAACAGTAGTTTTGCCTTCTACAGCATGTTGacataaactgtatttataagTCTAAAATAGCCAATAAATGAACACCAAAATGTCATGAATGTCTTCCCAGGCCATCATATTCTGCATTTCATGTAGCCCCATTATTCAATTAGGGGGATCAAAGTTGTGGTTCTGCTACCAAActgtttgcctttttaaaaataaaacgtATCATCACATAATACCTGTAatcacattattatatttaagtaGCCTACTATTTTCAGAAACTGCACTGTGCTTTCATTATTATGATCATTCTCTCAATAATCAATCAGGGTTAATGACAGGCACAAGAGTGGTTTCCAGTAAGGGCTAGTCCTTGATTAAAATGACCCTTTGAAGTCTTGAGAAGCAAAGTCACCTTCTGAGTTGTGCATTAAAAAACTGCTTGATTTGAAATAATGTAGGTTAAATTGTTTGTGTTCTGTTGCAGATTTTAGACTTGGCCTTGTGAGTATTAAGAATAGCAACTCTCAGGTTTAACATTGTTTAACAAGGTTTAATTATCCAAATCATATTGTGATGTCTTTCAATTctatttcatttatataaacAGTTTGTCCTTGTTTGACTTTGAAGATGGCCTAGTAGCCTTCAACCTACTACCATTTTAGGTtatatcatgttttatgtatataaTTTCAAGTATCAAACACCAATTCTTGGCATGTACTTGATGCGTTCTTGGTTTTCATAGCACCGTCAATCTAACTAGTGCAAATGGTTGTTTCCTGACTTTATCCAAGAGGTTAGTAAAGGTAGTGTGGAAATGTAGGAAGttctttttattaatattatttgtcTGTGAACCCCCAGAACAGTGCTCCTCACCCCTGTAGATTTTGGCATACACATACATTAACTAGACTTCCCAaggaaaatgatgaaataagtCATAATGTCAGTTGCTCAAAAACATTATAAAGTTAAGTTTGAATAAAATATGCCAGTTAGTGGCAGTAGTTAAGACTTGCAGCAGTGGTGCATGTCAGATGGCATATAAAGGTTTCCACATACAGAGGGGTCGAGGTGAATTGAGGTATTAACCAAACTGTG contains:
- the LOC134006244 gene encoding uncharacterized protein LOC134006244, with the translated sequence MTSPNLALYLACLFLGEMAQATNDKTSSSQQESSFISANVGGSLTLQCFYKDDSATRLYWYKQTLGQTPRLMSTLYVFSKNGTFHDEFKNNRFKLDTTNGKNHLTITNLDISDSATYYCVSCYLSMSEFLVGTTLNVKHSALVHQSSSESIQPGGSVTLNCTVHTGTCDDGEHSVYWFKYSEESHPGLIYTHGGRNDQCNTDTNTQTHTCVYNLPMKPLNPSHAGTYYCAVASCGQIVFGDGTKLDFEHEVDSLVLVYFLSGALVFTTILSVLLAASMYKMKNKNSCQSERQQGFAAPSTADAEGYQDADNLQYAAVSSNAANRSRKARNNTNSECVYASVKM